The DNA window AAACATCGATACGTCGTGCGTCGATGTTTCGCCGATTGTTTCGTTCATGGCGACGCCAAGCGATATGTTGCGGATCATCGgttaatgaatttaaacaTGGGCGCGTCAAATAAAGTGTTTAAGCATTTACAAGTGGGACCATCCGAGCAACTGCGACGAATGGAACTATATGCAACAAAATGTAGACCTATTTTCAGCttgataatttttttatttttttaaacatgCTTTGCCTCTTGACCCACTGTGCAATGTGaacatatttcatttattcacTGGTTGCAACAGCTGTTCAATAGATGTTTTTCAACACCGTCATATGATAAAAATGATAAGACAGCCGGGAATGAAAAGGTAAAAAGCTGACAGAAGCGGTCAAGGAGCAGGTGTTTCCGAGGTTAAGGAGGCTGATATGAAAGAATCCAAGTCGTGGATTTTAGCGAAACCAATGCATATCAGCACATGAAAAGTTTCGGATAGGGTGGTGTTTGCGCCGGTGAAACAACTGCACAGGGTGATTCGGTTAAAATAAGGTGACAGTGCTGTTAAAGGCACTGCTaagaatattttaattaatatgttatattagGTTTGAACATTACCGAATAGGGCGAGTACAAAACTCAAAGCCGCCGCTGCAAATTTAAGTTCGATAATTCATTATTGTTGGCTTGCAAACAATTTGGATAACAGAGTCCTTTGGTATGCAGCAGAGGTCCAGCAACGGTCACACTGGCCGTGGCCGTCAAACCGTGGTTCTTCttcattattatataattaaaaccGATGCGAAtcgaaaccaaaacaaaccaaaccaGTGCAATCCCCGTGTGTGAGTAGTTACAATGGTAACGCGGTGACAAATGCGCACTTCTCCACACGCCCGAAATAAAGACAGGACAGCAGCAAGATGAAAGACGATGGAGCACCGAACGTCGCGAAAACCACCGACCCACCGCCCCCCAAAAGGTTTCCACCCGAAAGAGCCCACATCCCATATGGAGACGGGGAGGCGGGAAAACTGCTGCATGGCAGCGTCTTCTCGAAGCGCTTCTTCGGAGCCTTCCAGTGGGAGGAGTTCGCCTGCGGCTGCGGTGCAGCCTTCGTCAACATCGCGGTCACCTATCCCATCTACAAGATGATCTTTCGTCAGATGCTGCACGGTGTGCCCATCACCTCGGCCTTTGCACAGCTGCGTCACGAGGGACTGGGCTTCCTGTACCGCGGAATGCTGCCGCCGCTCGCCCAGAAGACCATCTCCCTGTCCATTATGTTCGGGGTGTTCGACGGGACGAGGAGGTACCTAGTGGAGGACTATCGCCTGAACGACTACGGGGCCAAGGTGATAGCGGCCGTGGTTGCCGGCAGCGCCGAGTCCATCCTCCTGCCCTTCGAACGGGTGCAAACCCTCCTCGCGGACTCCAAGTTCCATCAGCACTTCTCCAACACACAAAACGCATTCAGGTGAGCAGGTGACCGATGTTTATGTCTCTGAGAGATGCGAAAAGATAGCTGAGGGATCTTTAACTTTGTGAACGTCATCTTCTTATGGCTTTTTACCATTCCCCAGGTATGTGGTATCCCACCACGGGTACCGGGAGCTCTACAGGGGACTCGAACCAGTATTTTGGCGCAACGGCCTGTCCAACGCGTTATTCTTCGTACTGCGAGAAGAGGCCAGCGTCCGGCTGCCTAAGAGAGTGAGTGTTGACCCTACCACATATACAAGCATACTAATATACTAACCAATCGTTATCCATCCACAGAAATCCGTATCTACTCGAACGGTGCAGGAGTTCATAGCGGGCGCTGTGATCGGTGCGAGCATAAGCACAATATTCTACCCGCTCAATGTGATCAAGGTGTCGCTGCAGAGTGAGATGGGCCAGAGGTCAGAGGGCAGCTGGAAGGCGTGCAAGCGAATTTACGTGGAGCGCGATCGCCGCATCGGCAACTTCTATCGCGGATGCGCCTTCAACACAGGCCGCTCCTTCATCAGCTGGGGCATCATGAACACCGCGTACGAAAACCTAAAGAAACTGAtacagcagcagccgccgttGCCACTGGCCTCTGAGTAAAACTAGAGTTAACTTAGCTGATTGTACACAAACGGTTACTTCTGCCTTTAGCTAGCCAATTATTTCGTTCGATTTAAGTCTCGTCTAAGTCGCTTGTGTTGAGATGCTGAATTCTAGGTGTTAATGTACATACACACATCCTAAGCGGAGGGCGCCTGCTCCTCCTACTCATATCTGTATATCTATTCAATTCGCCTCGCGGATGCCAAGTACAATACAACGTGAGCATTTAAAGGTACCCAATCTACGAGTTACGGTTTAGTTAGCTACTTTTCGAGTACGTGTAAATAATACTAGATGATGTGCGATATAATACGAGTGTGTTGTTTGTTCGCCAATGACTTTGTGATTCATTGAAGATACTAAAACTGATTAATTAACGCTTTAGATTCAATGCTcttaaacgaaaataaaagtGTATTTGTAATTAGGAACGAGGCTTAAGCGTACATCTTATGTAAGTTTCAGCATTTCATAGTTATCATTAAGCACACACAACTTAAACATCTAATTTATGTCTAGTGGCAGGGTACGAGTATCACAAGTAAGATTAAGTGCGGCACAACGGGCCTATCGCCTCTTGAGGGAGCTGCGGTAGCGCTGGTAGAAGTCCTCCATGGCCCTGTATTCGGGCTCCAGTATGTCGGGGATCTCCTTGTCCAGCGAGGCGAAGTACACCATGGCCACCGAGCTGCTGCCCCGCAGCTGCTGCTCGTACCGCCGCAGCTGCTGGAAGAATCCGGAGTTCGGGCGAACCTGCGGACGTATGGCCTGCACATGCTTGTAGGCCTCGCGCAGGCTCATCCCGGCGTGCTTCATCAGATAGGCCAGGCACAGGCTGGCCGAGCGGCTGACCCCGGCCACGCAGTGGATCAACGTGCAGCCGCCGGAGAGGCGCACCTCCTCGATCAGATCGGCCGCCTCGTCGAAGTGCTTGGCCAAGTCCACCTCGGAGCGATCCTGGGCCATGATGCGCAGGTAGAGCGGGTTCTTCTGGCTGGGCAGTGGTGTGTCCGGCAGCTCGGGCGCCACGTTGATGACGCAGCTCACGCCCAGTTTGTCCATGTAGGCGGGCACCACGGCCGCGGCGCCGCAGAGGATCAGCGATGGAGTGAGGCGGGACAGGCCAGGAAACGGCGTGTGGTCCTCTAGCTTGGCTGCACTCAGCTGACTGCAAGGAATCAAAGAGGGAATACTGGTAAGTTCTCATTCCTTTTCCGAACAAAGAAAAGCTTATGCAATGCGTATAATTTTTGGGGCCTCTGCCAAATGGCATAAatgcgcaaatattttgctgGACAACCTGCTGCACTTCAAAGTGGGTGAAAAACTCGATAAAATAAGAACATTTCTCGGGCGAACAAAGGAGCACAACTGCTGCTAAGCCAAACACAAATGAGCCATAAACAAATGGCAggtatttgtatatattttttttttcgtagtACTGGCTAATTTTGTGAATGGAAAACAACCCATCCCAAcccatccaatccaatcccattcgatcccatcccatcccatcacCTACGTATTTATGGGTCGACGTCATGGTTCTCTGAGTTCGCTGCGTAGGCACAAACAATTAACATATTGCCAAAATACCTACATATagtatatacgtatatatccAATTTTGTATGTGTACACCTCAGAAATGCCTGTTTATAATTAGTTTCGCGGAGTGTATAATAAATTGGAGGCGATGTGAAAATAGCGCGCTTCTAAAATGGTATTTGGCGAATGCGTAAACAAACAGATCAGTCATCGCATAATGGGATATTATCCACTGCACCTCCGATCTGTTGGATCTAATCCGTTTGGCTGGGGAAAGCCAAGAGGTCAGTTACATTGGACAATCGTACATGATGCACATAGCAAGGGATCAGTCATATTTTCATATTATATCATTTCCTGAGCTCCAACCTTATAATGGAAACAGAGATCTGCCAGCTGGTTCCCTTTCGCCCTCTCCATCTTCACATCCCTTGGCACCCACATTCCCCCGGTCATCCAATCGTCGGAGATCAAATAGAAGGTGCCAATCCCTGCCGCCTTCCCTGCTGTCATCGCCCTCCAAAAGCTCCTGCCACTGAGgaatgtaaatgtaaaattaAGCACTCGGCTGATTTCAAGACGAACAAGTGTATACTCTTCGCTAGAAACCAAAGAAATTCGCACAGATTTGAAAACATTTGTTTTTGAAGTTTTTCAGCATTTCAGTGTTCAGAAACTTGTGAAGTTACATTACTTTTAAAATAACATTAAAGCACCTCGAAACCACTTTATTCGAACAAGAGTATTGCCATTTTGTGTGTTGTGTCAAAATGGCTCGTTcttttcagttttattatATGTTTACGGCGACTCGGCGTCgtcattaaataataatcacaAATTCCACTGGCACGGCGCCAAAATTAATCATCGGTCACTTTCACTAGACCAAAGGCAGTGGCATCGGCAGAAAGTTtcttgatttgaaaataagtgaaattaaaatatttcacaccACCCCCGAAGTTTCGTTCGTTATTCACTTTATCGCcgaatgcaaaaataaaggCAAGAACAAATTGAGCTGTTTTCGAATTCCAAGTCCATTATTTATGAATTCGCCAGCGAGCGTTGGAATCCGAAATCCTTGTCTCCATTGTCCATCAcatgattgttttttttttttttttttctaggGAATCTAGGTTAATGGGCGGGGTGGAAATTCGCTGATCTTCTGAGCCTATCCATCTAGCCATTCATTCCCCAGATTATCTAGAGAACTGCATGGGTTCCAACCCACAAGATTGCTTACATCCCAGCTATGTATGAATATCTACCTCGGGGCCTCAAAATCCGCATTTTTCGACTGCCAAAACTTTGACAGAGCTGCAGACAGACCTCCGTCTGCCGCAATGATAAATGACTAATTTCATTTTGGCAATTATGCCGTCCTTGAATTCAATTGTCAGAGTCAGGGCCTCCGATAAGGAATGCGCCGAAAACTCAAGAATAATTCAAATATTCGAATACATTGTACACTTCAATGAAAAGCATTCAGTTCCGAATCGATTTCCGCCTTCAATAAATTGGGACACTGGCGAAAAGCGGGCCATGCTCGAAATATGCTCGCATGTAAGTACATCGGAATTCAGAATGGAATTTGGCTCAAAAACGAATCGGATTTGAAAAACCCATGTGGCCAAATGGGGTGCATATGCTGCTTTATGGCCAAGTTTATGGAGTTTGTGCTTCTGCAAAAGGGGGAATCGAATTTCAATGGATATTTCAAAGCTGATtactaaaattaaatataatagaaaATTACTCTAAAGCATAGTAATGGCTTTGGTACTTATTATCACACTCTATTTGCTTTATTCCACCAGGTAAACCCGACTAGCTTGTTCGATTCAGGTGtgattatttataaaacaaGCTAATTAGGTAGTAGGCAGCCACAAAGGTTCGCCGAGGTGACATCATGGCGACCTTGGGCAGATCTAGTGCTTAGTGTTTGCGGCTAACAAGACGGGCTCAAATGTCGACCACAAATGTTTGTGCTTGGCAGCCAACTGCAAAATGTGCGTGCAATTACTCACTTCTGGCTACTTTCCTTCTCGACCGTCTCATTGGCGAAGGGAACGCCACTGATGGCGATGCCTCCGACTATTAACTCCTGCATGTTTATGGGTTCAAGAATTCGCGCTGGCCACTTAGTCGGGAATTTACGCTCCACAATAAACAAATTCCGCGGATTCCAGGCCAAATTTAAAACGATTTTCCGCCGAcgattcaattcaattcggtAAACAAACTGAAGTTCTTTTGGGAACTCGTGGGGGGACAACACTGTTCTTTCTGGCCAACCAACGACGACTGGCCGACGAATAGAAATGCCttagaaaaatgttttcagtTCGAGTTGATGTGGTGAATTCGCGCGACGAGGTGCGTGCGCCAAAGGTGTTTTGTGTGGGTGCGACGAGGTGGGAATCCGGCATCGCCTGCCAACGAACTTCCACCTGTGGGAGCTGTGCCAGCGATTTTGAACTCGTAATTGGCCAATGAAATGAGCAATGCTTGCTAAATATGCCGTCAATTTTAGGCTTCAAAACATTCAAAGTTATTTACAAGCTAAAGAAGATTGGGATATCAACTTGAAAAGGTACGCAGAACAGCAAGCAGGGTGTTTCACTGTGTATATAttctatgtatatatatacatatattcttatattttattgagtTTCATCATTTATAAATTCGAAAAGCCCGCCAAGTTACAGTTCCGCCGTTACCGCAATCGACCAACGCACATACGAGCGCTGCTAGCACTGGCTGGCTCTTGAACTGGTCACACTGCCGATCGACGTCGCTGTTATCGGAGCCAAGTGCCATATCTAAGAAAGCGCGAGACGAAAAGAAGAAAAGCAGACGCCGCAGAAATCCGGCGAAAGATATTGGAATTGCACGCGAACCGAACTAGCTAGACGTCAAACGAAATGGGCAAGGAAAAGGCGGCTGCGTCCTACAGCATTGGCGACCTGGTGTTCGCCAAGGTGAAGGGCTATCCGCCCTGGCCGGCCAAAATCAccaagagcaacaacaacaagaagtaCAATGTTTACTTCTACGGCACGGGCGAAACGGCCAACATCAAGTTGGAGGATCTGTTCCCGTACGCTAGCAACAAGGAGCGCTTCGCCACCGAGAAGATCATGAAGCGCGCCAAGTTCATCGAGGCCATCGATCAGATCGAGAGCGCCCTGCGCGGCGAGGACTCGGCGCCCATCGATATGCTAGACGGCGCGGAGCCAGTTGCTCCGCCCGCAACTGGTGCTGGCGTCAAGACGGAGGAGCCCAAGCAGGCGGAGACGGGGCCGGAGCCAGCCACTGCTGAACCAGTCGCAGCACCGCCCGAGAAGCCCAAGAAGAGCGGCACCCGGAAGACCAAGGCACCACCGCGCCATGTGGA is part of the Drosophila sechellia strain sech25 chromosome 3R, ASM438219v1, whole genome shotgun sequence genome and encodes:
- the LOC6612809 gene encoding solute carrier family 25 member 51 gives rise to the protein MKDDGAPNVAKTTDPPPPKRFPPERAHIPYGDGEAGKLLHGSVFSKRFFGAFQWEEFACGCGAAFVNIAVTYPIYKMIFRQMLHGVPITSAFAQLRHEGLGFLYRGMLPPLAQKTISLSIMFGVFDGTRRYLVEDYRLNDYGAKVIAAVVAGSAESILLPFERVQTLLADSKFHQHFSNTQNAFRYVVSHHGYRELYRGLEPVFWRNGLSNALFFVLREEASVRLPKRKSVSTRTVQEFIAGAVIGASISTIFYPLNVIKVSLQSEMGQRSEGSWKACKRIYVERDRRIGNFYRGCAFNTGRSFISWGIMNTAYENLKKLIQQQPPLPLASE
- the LOC6612810 gene encoding dual specificity protein phosphatase 18 gives rise to the protein MQELIVGGIAISGVPFANETVEKESSQNQLSAAKLEDHTPFPGLSRLTPSLILCGAAAVVPAYMDKLGVSCVINVAPELPDTPLPSQKNPLYLRIMAQDRSEVDLAKHFDEAADLIEEVRLSGGCTLIHCVAGVSRSASLCLAYLMKHAGMSLREAYKHVQAIRPQVRPNSGFFQQLRRYEQQLRGSSSVAMVYFASLDKEIPDILEPEYRAMEDFYQRYRSSLKRR